One Nicotiana tomentosiformis chromosome 4, ASM39032v3, whole genome shotgun sequence genomic window carries:
- the LOC138909621 gene encoding uncharacterized protein has protein sequence METAYTNINGQIWLFFDAVVEWELVEDTEQQVTVRVFHHDLGQHMMMTFVYAKCSAIERLDLWDHLYYLASDMELPWLVGGDFNVILHEDEKIGGLPIHPPEYEDFAFCTTNFVKPFRFLNFWTNHATFMDVVRHNWEADFIGDQFLMFKQNIKRVKAALSKWNRETFGDIIKQLAILEDIVRRIKSGSRVWIEDQEQLATAAVDFYQKQFTNEGDASEFPLLKNVPSMVTMDQNLELSRLPTIKEVRATVFELSGESASGPDGFTGLLESFFPSLIAPNQSGFVKGRIENILLTQEIVTDIRLRGKPANVVIKLNMAKAYDRSSGFFNSTRGVKQGDPLSPALFILSAEVLSRSLNKLFED, from the exons ATGGAGACTGCTTATACAAATATTAatgggcaaatatggttgttcttcgaTGCAGTTGTAGAATGGGAATTAGTGGAGGATACTGAGCAACAGGTGACTGTGAGAGTGTTTCACCATGACCTGGGGCAGCACATGATGAtgacatttgtttatgcaaaatgttcagcaatagagaggttggatttgtgggatcacttgtattatttagcaagtgatatggaattaccatggttagtaggaggggatttcaatgtgatATTGCATGAAGACGAGAAAATAGGGGGACTTCCAATACACCCTCCTGAATATgaggattttgcattttgt acaaccaattttgtcaagcctttcagattcttgaacttttggacaaaTCATGCTACATTTATGGATGTGGTGAGGCATAATTGGGAAGCGGATTTCATAGGGGATCAGTTTTTGATGTTCAAGCAGAATATCAAGAGGGTGAAGGCAGCACTCTCAAAATGGAATAGGGAAACATTTGGTGATATCATCAAGcaattggctattttggaggacattgttagg aggatcaaaagtGGCAGTAGGGTATGGATTGAAGACCAGGAGCAATTGGCTACAGCTGCAGTGGACTTCTATCAAAAACAGTTCACAAATGAAGGTGATGCTTCTGAATTTCCCTTGCTCAAGaatgtaccttcaatggtcaCTATGGATCAGAATTTGGAACTTAGCAGACTGCCAACAATTAAAGAAGTAAGGGCAACAGTTTTTgagcttagtggggagagtgctagtggccctgatggattcactggctt attggagagtttttttccatctctaatagctcctaatcaatccggatttgtaaagggtaggaTTGAGAACATCCTATTGACTCAAGAAATTGTCACTGacataaggttaaggggaaagccagctaatgtggtgatcaagcttaatatggctaaggcctatgatagg TCCTCAGGGTTCTTTAATTCGACAAGGGGTGTGAAACAAGGGGATCCCCTGTCTCCAGCATTGTTCATCCTGTCAGCTGAGGTACTTTCCAGGTCTTTGAATAAACTTTTTGAAGACTag
- the LOC104097782 gene encoding probable galacturonosyltransferase-like 9, translating into MNLFHSVTGLVWLLILGVFPFVCIAIRPVNSDRLFGFREAPDYRNGAGCPVKEQAETMSYCDPSLVHVAMTLDSEYLRGSMAAVHSVLRHASCPEHVFFHFISAEFDPESNPRVLIRLVRSIFPSLNFQVYVFREDSVLNLISSSIRLALENPLNYARNYLGDILDPCVNRVIYLDSDVILADDVHKLWNVQLTGSRVIGAPEYCHANFTKYFTDSFWFDPILPRIFGSRNPCYFNTGVMVMDLEKWREGNYRMKIESWMKLQKRTRIYELGSLPPFLLVFGGNVEPIDHKWNQHGLGGDNVKGSCRSLHPGPVSLLHWSGKGKPWVRLDEKKPCPLDYLWEPYDLYKPISRTK; encoded by the coding sequence ATGAATTTGTTTCATTCAGTCACAGGACTTGTTTGGCTCTTGATTCTTGGGGTTTTTCCTTTTGTGTGTATTGCGATTCGTCCAGTTAACAGTGACAGATTGTTCGGATTTAGAGAGGCACCGGATTACAGGAATGGAGCGGGTTGTCCAGTAAAGGAACAAGCTGAAACGATGTCGTATTGTGACCCGTCTTTGGTTCACGTAGCGATGACGCTTGACTCGGAGTACCTACGAGGATCAATGGCGGCTGTACACTCAGTCCTCCGCCACGCGTCGTGTCCAGAGCACGTGTTCTTCCACTTCATATCCGCTGAATTCGATCCGGAATCTAACCCGCGGGTCCTGATCCGACTCGTGAGATCCATCTTCCCTTCTCTCAACTTTCAAGTGTACGTTTTTAGAGAAGACAGTGTATTAAATCTCATCTCATCTTCGATCCGACTAGCACTCGAAAACCCGTTAAACTACGCCAGGAACTACCTGGGTGATATACTTGACCCGTGTGTGAACCGGGTCATTTATTTAGACTCCGATGTAATCCTCGCGGACGATGTTCACAAGCTTTGGAATGTTCAGCTTACCGGGTCACGGGTAATCGGAGCACCCGAATACTGCCACGCGAACTTCACCAAGTACTTCACAGACTCGTTCTGGTTCGACCCGATTTTGCCCCGGATATTCGGGTCAAGAAACCCGTGTTACTTTAATACGGGTGTAATGGTGATGGATTTGGAGAAATGGAGGGAAGGTAATTACAGAATGAAGATAGAGAGTTGGATGAAATTACAGAAAAGGACAAGGATTTATGAGCTGGGTTCATTGCCACCATTTCTGTTGGTTTTTGGTGGAAATGTTGAGCCAATTGACCATAAATGGAACCAACATGGGCTCGGTGGGGATAATGTGAAGGGCTCGTGTAGGTCACTGCACCCTGGTCCGGTGAGCCTATTGCATTGGAGTGGAAAGGGGAAGCCGTGGGTTCGGCTCGATGAGAAGAAACCTTGTCCCTTGGATTATCTTTGGGAACCTTATGATTTGTACAAGCCAATCAGCAGAACCAAGTGA